The Burkholderia latens genome segment GAACACCACGCTCGACGATTACGCGACGCAGGTGATGCAGGCCGTGGACGACGCGTACGCACTGGGCCGCGGCAAGGTCGTGCTCGTCGGGCACAGCATGGGCGGCCTCGCGATCACCGCCGCGGCGGAACGCGCGCCCGAGAAGATCGCGAAGATCGTCTATCTCGCCGCGTTCATGCCCGCGTCGGGCGTGCCGGGCCTCGACTACGTGCGTGCGCCCGAGAACCACGGCGAGATGCTCGGCCCGCTGATGCTCGCGAGCCCGCGCGTCGCCGGCGCGCTGCGGATCGATCCGCACAGCGCCGACACCGCGTATCGCGCACTCATGAAGCGTGCGCTGTACGACGACGCGCCGCTCGCCGACTTCGACGCGGTCGCGAACCTGATGAGTTGCGACGTGCCGGCCGCGCCGTTCGCCACCGCGATCCCGACGACCGCCGCGCGCTGGGGAGCGATCGACCGTCACTACATCAAGTGCCTGGCCGATCGCGTGATTCTTCCGGCGTTACAGCAGCGCTTCATCGACGAAGCCGACGCGTTCGTGCCCGGCAACCCGACGCACGTGCACCAGCTCGACAGCAGCCATTCTCCGTTCGTGTCGCAGCCGGCCGTGCTGGCCGGCGTGCTCGCCGACATCGCGAAAAGCTGAAACGCGCGCCGCACACGCGCGAACCGGCAACTGCAACGGCGGCCGCGCGGCGGTTACGCGTATGCGACCGACTGGTCGCGCCCGAGCCGCTTCGCGCGATACAGCGCGGTGTCGGCCTCGTTGACGAGCGCGTCGCACGCCGCCGCGCCTGCCGTCGCACACGCGGCGCCGACGCTCGCGGTCACCGACACGCTGACGCCTTCCGCATCGACCGGCGTGCCGCTGATCGCAACGCGCACCTTGTCGGCCACGAGCATCGCCTCGTCGAGATTCGTGCACGGCAGCAGCAACGCGAACTCCTCGCCGCCGAAACGGCCGAACGTATCCTGCGCGCGCACGATCGCCGCGACGCGCCGCGCCGTCTCGCGCAATACCGCATCGCCGACCGCGTGCCCGAACCGGTCGTTGATCGTCTTGAAGTGGTCGAGATCGAACAGCAGGACCGACAGGTCGCCGCCGTAACGCTGCCAGCGCGCGAACTCGTCGCTTAGCCGCGCCTCGAAGTAGCGCCGGTTCGCGATGCCGGTCAGGCCATCGAGGTTCGCGTGCTCGCGCAGTTTCGCGACCGCCTCTTCGCGCTCGCGCTGCATTACGCTCACGTGAGTGACGTCCGAGATCGTCACGCACACGGCCTCGACTTCGCGGCCGCGCGTGAGGGGCATGAACGTGCAGTCCTGCTGCATGTAATCGACGCCGCCCGTGATCGGCCGGTCGTGCTCGAAGCGAAACAGGTACGGACGCTGCTCCCACGAGCTGAACGCGAAGCTGCCGAGCTGGAACACGCTCTCGAGCTTGCGCTGCAGCCACGCGCGCGGCAGCTCGGGAAAGCAGTCGAACAGGTTGCGGCCGATCACGTCGGCGGCCGGGATGCCGCTGTGGTCCTGCATGAAGCGATTCCACATCAGCACGGTCATCCCGCGATCGAGTACGAACAGGCCGAAGCCGACCCGTTCGATCACGAGGTCGCTCAGCGACGGAGCGGGGGTAACGGCCGGCGCGTTCATAGCGCGGACAGCAACGCGTCGAGCGCATCGCCCATCAGCCGGATCGAATCTTCGGCCATCAGCATCACGAAATGTGCGCGGAACGCATGATCCTCGAGCCCGAAGTTCACTTCGAGCAGCAGCGCGACGCTCCACGCGAGCGCGTTCGGCTGGAACACGTCGTCGAACGACACGTTCGCGCCGAGCAGCCCGGGCGGGAAGAACACCGGCTTGCGGCCGAGCTCGTCGAGGATCGATGCGACGCACGCGCTCATCAGCACGTTCGCGACGTCGAACACGATTTCGTCCTGCGTCTCCATGCCGGCATACACGCCGTCACCGAAGGTGCGCTCCATCAGCGACATCAGCCGCGCGACGCTCGCGCTGCGGCACAGCACGATCGCCTCGCCCTTGATGTCGGAGCGGAAGCCCTGGCGCACGGCCGTCACGTTCTCGTGAATGCCGGTCATCTCGCGCAGCGCGTCGCCAGCATCGGCCGCCTTCACGACGCGCACGCGCGGCACGGACAGCTCGATGAAGTGCCCGAGCAGCAGCGCGAGCCGTGCAGCGGCTCGACCCATCGCGAGGTTGGCGATTTCCTGCAACGCGTCGCGTTGCTCCGCCGTGAACACCGATTCAGGCATACAACCCATACTCCTTGAGAATGGGCAGCAACGCCTCCGACGTCACGGGCTTGGCAACGAATGCGATCGCGCCGAGCTCCCGCACGCGTGCTTGCGCCTGCGGCTGGATATCGGCGGATACCACGATCACGAACGTGTTCAGATCTTCGTGGCGCAGTGTTTCCAGTACCTGATAGCCGTTCATGTCGGGCATCGTCAGGTCCAGAAACATCACGGAAGCTTTGCCGTCACGATAGAGCGCCAAGGCCTCGCGACCATTCGCCGCATAAGCGACGTCGACGTCCCAGTCTCCCGGCAGCGCCTTTGTCAGAAGTTTGCGAGCGAGCAAGGAATCGTCGGCAATCACTATCGGCAAAGGCATGGCGGCGAAGCGGTATACGGAATGGTCTCTCTCGCGTTAACGACCGCGCGGCGCGCTTCTTGAGGCGCCGGGCAATCAAGCGCGGGGCAACCGCCTTGCGGCCGCGCGCGGAGCGTCGCGCCACGACGCGCGCGACGCTCCGCGCGGCAAACGCCGGCGGGCGCATATATCTGTCATAGGGAAAGCAAGGCGCGATTCTCTGAGTAAACCGGAGGCGGTGCAACTCGCCATTTTCACCATTTCGAACAGAATCGATTCGATCGGCCGTCATTCCGAAAACAGTCGCGATCAATTTTGAGATAAGCACGCAAAATTTTTCTTTGTGTACGTTTGCGCTGCCGGATTCATAGCGTTTTCATTCTTTCATTGCGTTCCTGTCGGAAGCGACAGGTTGCCCATGTGCTGTGCCGTACGGCGGCCGAGCGCAACTCGTTTATGATTGACCACCTCCGCTTCGCCCGCTCGCTTCGATGACGTCCGAACGTCCCGCCGACTCCCGCCCACCTGCCTCCGCGCCCGCCGACGACTGGCAGGACGACGGCAACTATTCGTCCGGCGCTCCCGAGCACGATTTCGCGGTCCGGCGCGTGACGTTGATCGTGCTGCTGGTGGCGGCGATCGTGTTGCCGTGCATCTACGTGTCGGTCATGGCGTACAACGACCTGAGGGCACGCGAGGGCGCGGCGAGCGACGTGACGATGCGCACCGTGCGCGTCGCCGAAGAGCACGCGCTCAAGGTGTTCGACCTGAGCGAGACGCTCGATGCGCGCATCGTCGATCTCGTGCAGGACATGGACGACGCCGCGGTGCGCCGCCAGGAAGCGGACATTCACGACGCGCTCAATACGATCGGCGGCGGCTATCCGCAGGTAGCGGCGGTGTCGATCTTCGGTGCGAGCGGGATGCTGCTCGCGAACAGCCTCTACTATCCGGCGCCCTACGCGTCGATCGCGAACCGCGACGACTTCACCGGCATCCGCGACGGCAAGGTGATCGAGCATATCTCCCGGTTGATGATGGGGCCGCTCAAGCTCGAGAACATCCCCGTATTCAATACCGGCGTCGCGCGACGTCATAGCGACGGGTCGTTCGCCGGAATGGTGTCGATCGCGCTCAAGTCGTCCTACTTCAATGCGTTCTACCGCGACCTGCTCGGCGGTGCGTCCACGCCGATGACGATGGCGCTCGCGCGCTCGGACGGCGCGGTGATCGCGTCGTATCCGCCGCCGCCGTCACGCGCGCCGATCGATCGCACGGCGACGTTCGGCAATGCGCACAACGATCCGCGCGCGGGCGTCGTGCGCGTCGGGCAGGGCACCGACAGCGAAATCGTCGCGTACCGGCAGGTCGGCAGCTATCCCGTGTACGTGAGCTGCTCGTACCGGACTTCGGCCATCTGGCATCAGTGGTACGAACATCTGAGCGTCCTGTTCATCTCGATGTTCGCGCCGTCGGTGGCGCTGTGGTGGGTGATCTGGTTGTCGCTGAAGCGGCTGAAGGCGGAAGAGGCGGCATGGGAACGCTGGCAGGCAGAGGCGTCGATGCGCCGCTCGATCGAATCGGCGTACCGGCAGTCGCGCAAGATGCAGGCGCTCGGCAATCTGGTCGGCAGCGTCGCGCACGACTTCAACAACCTGCTGATGATCATTTCGAGCAACGTGCAGATCGCGCGGCGGCGCGGCGTCCAGCATCTCGACAAGGAATTCGGTGCGATCGAGCGTGCGCTGAAGAACGGCCAGTCGCTCACGCGCCAGTTGCTCGGCGTCGCGCGCAAGCAGCCGCTTCACAACGAGACGATCGACGTCGGCCAATGGCTCGGCACGTGCCGCGAACTGCTGAAGACGTCGCTCGGCTCGAAGTCGTCGCTGGTCGTCGCGGTCGATGCAGGCGTGTGGCCGATCCGCGTCGACGTCGCGGAGCTCGAGCTCGCGGTGATCAATCTCGCAGTCAACGCGCGCGATGCGATGGCGACCGGCGGCCGTTTAACCGTCGGCGCGCGCAACGTGACGCTGCGTCGCGAGGACGGCTTTCCGCTGACCGGCGATTTCGTGCAGATTTCGCTCGACGATACGGGCGCCGGCATGGCGCCCGACGTGCTGGCGCGCGCGTTCGAGCCGCTGTTCACGACCAAGCCTCAAGGGATGGGCACGGGGCTCGGGCTGCCGCAGGTGTTCGCGTTCTGCGAGCGCTCGGGCGGCCTCGCGACGATCGACAGCGCGGTCGGCGCCGGTACGTCGGTGCGGCTCTACCTGCCGCGTGCGCGTGTCGAAGACATCGTCGCACGGCCGCAGCCCGCCGCGCAGAGCACCGGCCCGCTCGCGGGCCTGCACGTACTGCTCGTGGAGGACAACAGCGAAGTCGCGGCCGGCACCGAAGCGCTGCTTACACTGCTCGGGCACCGCGTCACTTATGCGCCCAGCGCCGACGACGCGTTGCGCCTGGTCGAGGGCGCAGCCGCGAACGATGCATTCGATCTGGTGATTTCCGATATCCACATGCCGGGCCGCCTGAACGGCATCGACCTCGCCGAAGCAATCGGCAAGCGGCCGGAGAAGCTGCCGGTGATCCTCGTCACCGGTTACGCGGAGGAGCTCGATCGCACGCGGACCGTCAACGTGCGCGTGTTGTCGAAGCCGTTCGACATCGCGCTGCTCGACGAGATCCTGCTCGGGATCCGCGAGGCGCGCGATGCGCGGCACGCAGGCGCGTGACCCGCGGGCGCGCGGGCCGGCGCCTGCAACGCGACGACGCTCAGACCGACTTCAGCACGCGCACCCAGTCGACGTAGCGGTCGACG includes the following:
- a CDS encoding alpha/beta fold hydrolase: METNVTATPQSDHPVFVLVHGAWHGAWCYTHVAAALAARGYLSIARDLPAHGVHARFPASYLDRPLDKDAFGAEPSPVANTTLDDYATQVMQAVDDAYALGRGKVVLVGHSMGGLAITAAAERAPEKIAKIVYLAAFMPASGVPGLDYVRAPENHGEMLGPLMLASPRVAGALRIDPHSADTAYRALMKRALYDDAPLADFDAVANLMSCDVPAAPFATAIPTTAARWGAIDRHYIKCLADRVILPALQQRFIDEADAFVPGNPTHVHQLDSSHSPFVSQPAVLAGVLADIAKS
- a CDS encoding diguanylate cyclase, which encodes MNAPAVTPAPSLSDLVIERVGFGLFVLDRGMTVLMWNRFMQDHSGIPAADVIGRNLFDCFPELPRAWLQRKLESVFQLGSFAFSSWEQRPYLFRFEHDRPITGGVDYMQQDCTFMPLTRGREVEAVCVTISDVTHVSVMQREREEAVAKLREHANLDGLTGIANRRYFEARLSDEFARWQRYGGDLSVLLFDLDHFKTINDRFGHAVGDAVLRETARRVAAIVRAQDTFGRFGGEEFALLLPCTNLDEAMLVADKVRVAISGTPVDAEGVSVSVTASVGAACATAGAAACDALVNEADTALYRAKRLGRDQSVAYA
- a CDS encoding chemotaxis protein CheC — its product is MPESVFTAEQRDALQEIANLAMGRAAARLALLLGHFIELSVPRVRVVKAADAGDALREMTGIHENVTAVRQGFRSDIKGEAIVLCRSASVARLMSLMERTFGDGVYAGMETQDEIVFDVANVLMSACVASILDELGRKPVFFPPGLLGANVSFDDVFQPNALAWSVALLLEVNFGLEDHAFRAHFVMLMAEDSIRLMGDALDALLSAL
- a CDS encoding response regulator, which produces MPLPIVIADDSLLARKLLTKALPGDWDVDVAYAANGREALALYRDGKASVMFLDLTMPDMNGYQVLETLRHEDLNTFVIVVSADIQPQAQARVRELGAIAFVAKPVTSEALLPILKEYGLYA
- a CDS encoding hybrid sensor histidine kinase/response regulator — translated: MTSERPADSRPPASAPADDWQDDGNYSSGAPEHDFAVRRVTLIVLLVAAIVLPCIYVSVMAYNDLRAREGAASDVTMRTVRVAEEHALKVFDLSETLDARIVDLVQDMDDAAVRRQEADIHDALNTIGGGYPQVAAVSIFGASGMLLANSLYYPAPYASIANRDDFTGIRDGKVIEHISRLMMGPLKLENIPVFNTGVARRHSDGSFAGMVSIALKSSYFNAFYRDLLGGASTPMTMALARSDGAVIASYPPPPSRAPIDRTATFGNAHNDPRAGVVRVGQGTDSEIVAYRQVGSYPVYVSCSYRTSAIWHQWYEHLSVLFISMFAPSVALWWVIWLSLKRLKAEEAAWERWQAEASMRRSIESAYRQSRKMQALGNLVGSVAHDFNNLLMIISSNVQIARRRGVQHLDKEFGAIERALKNGQSLTRQLLGVARKQPLHNETIDVGQWLGTCRELLKTSLGSKSSLVVAVDAGVWPIRVDVAELELAVINLAVNARDAMATGGRLTVGARNVTLRREDGFPLTGDFVQISLDDTGAGMAPDVLARAFEPLFTTKPQGMGTGLGLPQVFAFCERSGGLATIDSAVGAGTSVRLYLPRARVEDIVARPQPAAQSTGPLAGLHVLLVEDNSEVAAGTEALLTLLGHRVTYAPSADDALRLVEGAAANDAFDLVISDIHMPGRLNGIDLAEAIGKRPEKLPVILVTGYAEELDRTRTVNVRVLSKPFDIALLDEILLGIREARDARHAGA